A stretch of the Calypte anna isolate BGI_N300 chromosome 5, bCalAnn1_v1.p, whole genome shotgun sequence genome encodes the following:
- the C5H15orf62 gene encoding uncharacterized protein C15orf62 homolog, mitochondrial, whose protein sequence is MDTWRRGSIKSTTFFRRFSLRRHKKLGNQVILLNQNSHTLDSDGQKRECLRDLKDKSEYLSYQSEQNLAKAQAPPKPPRLYLDSSSCPNIIDHTDSHPDLSFSGAAPQYHKATQTQSQHKEQGAACGAAETPGTALPDLPDPFLSFKVDLGLSLLEDVLQTLRKQNPRDYAI, encoded by the coding sequence ATGGATACTTGGAGGAGAGGCTCCATCAAGTCCACAACCTTCTTCAGACGTTTCTCGCTCAGGAGACACAAAAAGCTGGGCAACCAAGTCATCCTCCTGAACCAGAACAGCCACACTCTGGACAGTGATGGGCAGAAGAGGGAATGCTTGAGGGATCTGAAGGACAAGTCCGAATACCTCTCATACCAGAGTGAGCAAAACCTTGCCAAGGCACAAGCACCTCCCAAGCCTCCCCGGCTCTACTTGGACAGTTCCAGCTGCCCCAACATCATCGACCACACAGATTCCCACCCTGACCTCTCCTTTtctggggctgctccccagTACCACAAAGCCACCCAGACTCAGTCCCAGCACAAGGAGCAGGGTGCAGCCTGCGGGGCGGCCGAGACGCCGGGCACAGCTCTGCCCGACCTGCCCgatcccttcctctccttcaaGGTGGATTTGGGGCTCTCTCTTCTCGAGGATGTGCTGCAGACCCTCAGGAAACAGAACCCCAGGGATTATGCCATTTGA
- the RMDN3 gene encoding regulator of microtubule dynamics protein 3 produces MTPPPRRGRSAGDVTAVRRRGSGSRHVSGRARAAGAGTGTGTGIEAGGGEAAGERRRRRRSGPGGGPEPSGRTEGTAEQKHPHGFVVPRVSVAAGRGDGAVQTPPLLGQEEQLDLLERLDSVLGNISQLRKEVEELRNSLQSLAAEIVEGLRSQLEESQRVAPRRRFPFPRERRDSTASSSIYFTASSGAANTDDGESEGGYTTANAESDYDREESERESEAGEDEEGCEALRDECLGLPHQEETHLPSDSSLEEGLGQLLQQADHLHHGDQQEKREGFQLLLNNKLVYADQKDFLWRLARAHSDMCDMAEDMDEKRSYASDGKEELEAALQKWDQSAECHQWYAVLCGQLSEHQSIQKRIQAAHVFKEHVDKAIELKPEDPQLYYLLGRWCYQVSHLGWLEKKTASALFETPPTATVQDALHNFLQVEELSPGFSKAGRVYIAKCYRDLGNSSAAALWMNLASELPVNTKEDAESERELEELRAAQVE; encoded by the exons ATGACGCCACCGCCGCGCAGAGGGCGCTCTGCTGGTGACGTCACTGCCGTGCGCCGCCGGGGGAGCGGCAGCCGCCATGTCTCGGGCCGGGCCCGGGCGGCCGGAGCtgggaccgggaccgggaccgggatCGAGGCTG GCGGCGGCGAGGCGGCGGGAGAGCGGCGGAGGAGGCGGCGGAGCGGCCCAGGCGGGG gcCCCGAGCCCTCGGGCAGGACAGAGGGGACAGCGGAGCAGAAACACCCCCACGGCTTCG TTGTGCCCAGGGTGTCagtggcagcaggcagaggggatggagctgtGCAGACCCCCcccctgctggggcaggaggagcagctggatcTGCTGGAACGTTTGGATTCTGTCCTGGGAAACATCTCCCAGCTgaggaaggaggtggaggagctgAGGAACAGTCTGCAGAGCTTGGCTGCTGAGATTGTTGAGGGGCTCAG GTCCCAGCTGGAGGAGAGCCAGCGGGTGGCTCCCCGCAGGAGgtttcccttccccagggagaggagggattccactgcctccagctccatctACTTCACTGccagctcaggagctgccaACACAGATGATGGGGAGAGTGAAGGAGG CTACACCACAGCCAACGCTGAGTCTGACTACGACAGGGAGGAGTCTGAGAGAGAGAGTGAGGcaggggaggatgaggagggctGTGAGGCACTGAGAGACGAGTGCCTGGGCCTCCCCCACCAGGAGGAAACACATTTACCCTCAGATTCCTCTCTGGAGGAAGGGCTGggacagctcctgcagcaggctgACCACCTGCACCACGGGGACcagcaggagaagagagaagggtTCCAGCTGCTCCTGAATAACAAACTGGTG TATGCTGACCAGAAGGATTTCCTCTGGCGCCTGGCCCGAGCCCACAGTGACATGTGTGACATGGCTGAGGACATGGATGAGAAGAGATCCTATGCCTCTGATG GCAAAGAAGAGCTGGAAGCTGCCTTGCAGAAATGGGATCAGAGTGCTGAGTGCCACCAGTG GTATGCTGTGCTGTGTGGGCAGCTCTCAGAGCACCAGAGCATCCAGAAGCGCATCCAGGCTGCCCACGTCTTCAAG GAACACGTGGATAAAGCCATTGAGCTGAAACCAGAGGATCCACAGCTCTATTATCTGCTGGGCAGGTGGTGTTACCAG GTTTCCCATCTGGGatggctggaaaagaaaactgcttctgctttgtttgaAACCCCCCCAACAGCCACTGTCCAGGATGCTCTGCACAACTTCTTGCAG GTGGAGGAACTGAGCCCAGGCTTTTCCAAAGCAGGCAGAGTGTACATTGCCAAG tgttACAGGGACCTGgggaacagctctgcagctgccctcTGGATGAATCTTGCTTCAGAGCTGCCAGTGAATACAAAAGAG GATGCAGAAAGTGAGAGAGAACTGGAGGAGCTGCGGGCAGCACAGGTGGAGTGA
- the DNAJC17 gene encoding dnaJ homolog subfamily C member 17, protein MAVDKELLEMDLYGLLGVGEKASEKEVKKAFRQKALTCHPDKNPDKPRAAEIFHQLSQALAVLTDATARAAYDRVRRARQQAAERTQKLDEKRKKVKLDLEAREREAQTQESEEEETKITRTLEQEIIRLWEEGSRQLEEQQRLIQEQIRLEREQQIPGKQERNGAEGKVTPKLKLRWKCRKEDETRGGYSEDVLLRILQKYGEVLNLLISSRKTGSAVVEFATVKAAEMAVKNEVGLINNPLKISWLEGQPQHSPSTAPPDSTSQPRTSQGSVVSERDYESLVMMRMRQAAERQQLIQQLQREDEEESHT, encoded by the exons ATGGCGGTGGataaggagctgctggagatggaCCTGTACGGGCTGCTGGGGGTCGGCGAGAAGGCCTCGGAGAAGGAG GTGAAGAAGGCGTTCCGGCAGAAGGCTCTGACGTGTCACCCAGACAAGAACCCAGACAAACCCCGAGCAG CTGAAATCTTCCACCAGCTGTCCCAGGCCTTGGCCGTGCTGACCGATGCCACAGCCAGG GCAGCCTATGACAGAGTGAGGAGGGCAAGGCAGCAAGCTGCAGAGAGGACACAGAAACTTgatgagaagagaaagaaagtgaagcttg ATCTTGAAGCCAGAGAACGAGAAGCCCAGACCCAGGAGAGTGAAGAGGAGGAGACCAAGATAACGAGAACATTAGAACAAGAA ATCATCCGCCTGTGGGAGGAAGGCTCCcggcagctggaggagcagcagagactcATCCAGGAGCAGATCCGCCTGGAAAGAGAGCAGCAGATCCCAG GCAAACAAGAAAGAAACGGAGCAGAAGGCAAAGTAACTCCCAAGCTCAAG CTGAGATGGAAATGCAGGAAGGAAGATGAGACCAGAGGAGGATACTCAGAAGATGTTCTGCTGAGGATCCTACAAAAG TATGGTGAGGTGCTCAACTTGTTGATCTCCAGTAGGAAGACTGGGAGTGCAGTGGTGGAGTTTGCAACAGTTAAAGCTGCT GAGATGGCTGTGAAGAATGAAGTTGGGTTGATAAATAATCCCCTGAAGATTTCCTGGCTGgaggggcagccccagcacagccccagcacagcccctcctgACAGCACCAGTCAGCCCAGGACTTCACAG GGATCCGTGGTCTCGGAGCGGGATTACGAGAGCCTGGTGATGATGAGGAtgaggcaggcagcagagaggcagcagctgatccagcagctccagagggaggatgaggaggagtcTCACACCTAG
- the GCHFR gene encoding GTP cyclohydrolase 1 feedback regulatory protein — translation MPYLLISTQIRMEVGPTMVGDEHSDPGLMTFLGATKRNMMGNHFWEYYVNDAPRVVLDKLESCGYRVVSMTGVGQTLVWCLHKEH, via the exons ATGCCGTACCTGCTGATCAGCACCCAGATCCGCATG gaGGTGGGTCCCACCATGGTGGGGGATGAGCACTCAGATCCCGGCCTGATGACCTTCCTGGGGGCCACCAAGAGGAACATGATGGGCAACCACTT CTGGGAGTACTACGTGAACGATGCCCCTCGGGTGGTGCTGGACAAGCTGGAGAGCTGTGGCTACCGGGTGGTCAGCATGACGGGCGTGGGACAGACCCTGGTCTGGTGCCTGCACAAGGAGCACTGA